The genomic stretch GTTTCCTGAAGATTTTTTTATagccttgtttgtttatttctcccCATCTTTAGTAAAGATCGTTCTGTTTTGtagatttaaaatttatattcactttcacttacagtcGTGGTGTGCTCTCTCTATAAATTAGTACTCCCTTACTTCATTCCTCCCTCAGACATGTTACTATTGTTCAATCTTTTAGAAGAGAAATTGTGTGAAGCAAAGTTTTGATGATAAAGGGAAAGCAGCATCCAgttaaaacatcaaaaaaaaaaaaaaatacaatacccAAGGAAGAAAATTTACTTTGGTACCAATATTATAGTATGAAGCAATGATTCTCCTGTATGTATGTgtaattagttgctcagtcttgtccaactctttgtgaccccatagactgtagcctgccaggctcctctgtccatgggattctccagacaagtatactggagtgggttgccatttcctactccaggagatcttcctgactcaggtactgaacctgaatctcttgtgtctcctgcattggcaggcagattctttatctccaAATAACCTAGGAAGCTCATCCTCCTGTATGAGCACTTTATTATAGTTAAGATAATGTTGTAAGGTGAAGGTGGCTACCATTCTTCTTTATGTAGAGGGTATAATCTCACATGAAAAATTAAGATTGCTCATTACCACAGTTCTGCCAGTCACCGGGGATGAGTTTTTAAAGAGGAACCCaggattgttatttttattttaaccttgGCAATAAAGGAGATCAAGGTGCTTAAAATAGCAAATTCTGTGCTAGAAGTTGAACACATTTTTTGTGGTTGCAGTATCTGGCTAGGAAGTGGGGATCTAGGCAAGTTACCTAGATATTTAACCAGCCCCTTTAAgtttgttttgattactataacaTTGTTCTGAGACAGGGTAGGAAATGGTGCAGGCCCTGCCAGCCTTGGGAAAGATGTAGAGTCAGAAGCCTATGCTTTGAAAGCTGGACTTCTGAatttgtgcattttcttttttattcttaatatttgtGAAGCCAAGGAAATTAGGcaggaaaaaaagacataaagacaTCCAAGttggaaagaaagaggtaaaataatctctatttgcagatgacatgattttataaaCAGAGGAAACTATAAGGAAGCCAAAAAATACCTGGTAATTCTAATATATAAGTTTAGAAAAAATGCAGATAAGAGATCAATATTAAAAactcagttgtatttctatacactagcagtAAACAATACTAAAttgaaatcaagaaaacaattcATTATAGCttcaaaaatgataaaacacttaggaataaatttgatCAAGGAAGTGCAAAATGTGTACATGAAGAATTATAAATACTATGGAAAGAAATTGCTCTTGGGTATAGATTCacatttgcaagatgaaaaactTCTGGAGAACTATTTCATAGCATTACAAATAAACTTAGAACCACGAAACTTTagacttaaaaaatgaataagatgacaaattttacattattttatttttacctcaataaaaatactgtattatttaaaaaagaaattaaagacaccttaaataaaaggaaagacatccgtgttcatggattggaaggaaATTTTGTTAATATGGCAATGTtcctcaaatttattttcatactaTTATGATCTCTATCAAATTCCAACTGCCTTTTATTTTGTAGAAACATACATGATGATTCTAAAACTCATAAAAATTGTAAGGGACTGGGAACAAAGTCGAAGAACATATACTTTCTAATGTCAAAACTTAATATAATGTTATAGTAGTCAAAAGTGTGGTACTGACATGATgaaagacatatagatcaatggtaTAAAATTGAGAGTCCAAAAATAAATCAGTGCACTTATGGTCTATTGATTTTTGAACAGTGCCAGGATCATCCAAAGGGGAAATAGTCTTTTCaagaaatggcattgaaacatgtaaaatatcatgtatgaaacgagttgccagtccaggttcgatgcacgatactggatgcttggggctggtgcactgggacgacccagagggatggaatggggagggaggagggaggagggttcaggatggggaacacatgtatacctgtggcggattcattttgatatttggcaaaactaatacagttatgtaaagtttaaaaataaaataaaattaaaaaaaaaaaagaaatagtgctTGCAAATGAATTAATCTGGGATCCTacttcacaccatacacaaaatttaaCACAAGATGTATCAAAAGCCTAAAtgcaaaagataaaattataaaactctttatATAGGTATATATCTTTGTGACCTGGAGTTTGGCAACTCCAGATTCTTATATATGTCACCAATTATTTTGGTGATGAAAATATCATGGGATTAGACAGTGGATAGTGATagtggttgcacaacattgtgaatatattaaaaccatagaatcatacattttgaaatgtctgaaatggtgaattttatgcttattttatctcagtgaaaattcttaaaaatattttcatgaacatcacaatagaaaaaaaagcaTTATAATATTTCACTAACTGCAATTTTGGCGATATAACAAACTACGATCATCTTTGAAGATAATTTTATTAAGATAAATCCAATAAAATGTTGTGAATACACATATTATCAGAACTTCCGTTCTGAAAtaaacatttgtatttcttttaaaaatggaatttcacTTGCATTTTTCCCAAGTAATATCACAGTTATATTTGGGAAAGATAATTCTCTTACCATTACATGAAAATAGTTCACTTTCTTTATAAAAACAACCTAGAGAACCACAAgaattttgggggaaattttcTTTTGGGATCTCTccaatttttgaaattattacaTATAggagtaaaattaaaattcaaagattTAACATATAAATTACAGAAAAGGGTATTCACTGACAAAGCATATTTTGAAagcatattttttctatatattccaCCATTATAATCACAAAGTTTATAGATAATAATTCAATGTTAGGAACTTTGCGActaatgaacagtatgaagatgaAACTAAATTGAAACTAAattgatgttaaagaaaagctgtgtctataaaatatttgataaaaatattcatctGTATTAACATTATAACATAGAGGTATATATTACCAAACTATGAAACCATATAGGGCAGCTTTAAGCAATACTCTGAGActctttttttccatcttcttttttgACCTCTTCTCTTTtggttatttcttttccaatttcagCCTTGCTTTCATCTTTTACATCTTCtccatcttcttttccattttctttctcttttccttttttctttttttcatcttccttctCATTTCCACCATCATCCCTTTTTCTATCTTCATCCTTTTTTCCAGCTTCTcccttttttccatctcttttatcttttccatcttcagattctttgccatcttctcctttccctttcccatcttcattctcttttttatctgttttttctttttcatcttcttcctctttaccatcttctcctttccctttcctatCTTTACCCTTTTTTCCATCTCCAgtttctttcttgtcttcttcctcttttccatcttcttctttctcttttctcccttcatcttttttttcatcttctttcccttttccatctTTGTCCTCCTCTacatcttttcctttcacttcttccttattttgatctccatctcctttttgatcttctttttcatcttcttttccatcttttgccattgcctctttcttttcttctccttcttctttgatatcttcaattttttcttcttttatttcctctatttctctttcaGGAACTGGTGCCTATAATGAATATAGAACAAAAAACAAgattatatttgtaaatatgGAACCAAGACAGAATTATAGCTATCTTATTAAAGAAAGTACTTTCCCTGTGGAAAAGGCCTCCTAAACAACATGTCATAAGGAAGTATTATATGAAATAGGATTAATTAAAGTATCTCTACATAATCATGCACAAATAGATATTTGGaacaataaatttggaaaaacctattcatataaataattttcattacAAATATGAGGAAAcagtaaatacagaaaaaaaatgacattctcTATCAATAATTCTCAATGAGtggtatacacatatacaaaatatatttcttgaagaaataatatattttatttctatattggtGATATTTAGTTTTACTTTGTAAAAAATTAGTTGAAAGTCTTTTAACAGATATCATAGGATCAGTTACAAAGATTTTCCCTATATGCACCGGTATGCTTTATAGATTTGGCATTAAAtcccattttcattgttttaactaTAATATTGAAAAATGTGATAAGATAAATATGCAAAGCAAGATCTATTGGAAACATAAACATACTGATTTGCTTTGCAATCTGAAGAGGGAAAAAGACTCATATGATCTCGAAAAGGCATTTACAAATAGCCCATGTACTTACAAAAGGAATAGAGGATCAGTCTATATTTAATAAGACAGTCATTAGATTATCAAGTCATGATCACTGGCATTGTTCTATTAATATCAGTGCTAACCCACTGCTCCCATACCCATTCctgaaaattctcaaatattaaattcattttctttctttttctcttatttaccaCTATACTATATGCTGTACACAGAATGTATGtgtccctcaaaattcatatgatgAAACCTAAtttccaatgtgatggtatttggaagtgAGGTCaatgggaggtgattaggttagGAGGGTAGAGCCCTCATGAAAGGGATTTATATCCTTAtaaaagaggccccagagagctcTCTCACTCTTTCTATGGTGtcaggacacagcaagaagactgCTATCCATAGACCACGAAGCAGgtcctctgttcagttcagttcagttaagtcattcagtcgtgtctgactctttgcgaccccatgaaccgcagcacaccaggcttccctgtccatcaccaactcctggaggttacccaaaatcatgtccattgaatcagtgatatcatccaaccatttcatcctctgttgtccccttctcctcctgccttcaatctttcccagcatcagggtcttttcaaatgagtcagcactttgcatcaggtggccaaagtattggagtttcagcttcaacgtcagtccttccaatgaacagccaggactgatctcctttaggatggactggttggatctccttgcagtccaagggactctcaagagtcttctccaacaccacagttcaaaagcatcaattcttcagcactcagctttccttatagttcagctctcacacccatacatgaccactggaaaacctataaccttgactagatggacctttgttgatgaagtaacgtctctgctttttaatatgctttctaggttggtcaaaactttctttccaaggagtaagagtcataatttcatggctgcaatcaccatctgcagtgattttggagcccccaaaaataaagtcagccactgtttctactgtttccccatctatttgccatgaagtgatgggactgtatgccatgatcttagttttctgaatgttgagctttaagccaactctttcactctcctctttcactttcatcaagaggcttttagttcttcttcttcactttctgcaataagggtggtgtcattggcatatctgaggttattgatatttctcccggcagtctttattccagcttgtgtttcttccagcccagcatttctcatgatgtactctgcatataagttaaataagcagggtgacaatatacagccttgacgtactccttttcctatttggaaccagtctgttggtccatgtccagttctaactgttgcttcctgacctgcatacagatttctcaagaggcaggtcaggtggtctggtattcccatctcttgaagaattttccacagtttattgtgatccacatgtcaaaggctttggcatagtcaataaagcagaaatagatatttttctggaactctcttgcttttttgatgatccagcagatgttggcaatttgatctctggttcctctgccttttctaaaaccagcttgaacatctggaagttcacagttaaccTACTATtgaagccgggcttggagaattttgagcattactttactagtgtgtgagatgagtgcaattgtgcaggtcCTCAGCAGATACCAAAAATGttggtaccttgatcttggacttcccagcctttagaactaaaggagaaataaatttctgctatttataagccacccagtctgtggtgttttgttacagcagcctaaaCAGACTAAGACACTATGGAGACATACTCATTTAATGTTTCTCAGCTTTTAAACTACAAGGCAAACAAGATTTATTTTAGTTGAACCCATTGTTAAACTTTCAAATGGACAAATTGGAATATACCTCTATAATTTTGGCCCCTCCATTTTCAGCAGTTTCATTGTTGTGTTCTTTAACAACTTCTTTCTTGGTTTCAGCTATGGTTTTGGCACTTGCATCTGTGTTTTTTCCCATCATATCATttttggtcttcattttctgtccagcaatgcacaaaaaataaaaagataaacacacAATTTAATTGGTATGTTGATTAAATGGCACCATTATTTTACCAACTGTTGTAACAGTTTATGGAAAAGCTTTAAAATACTTTCAGTGCCATTATAAACTTGAAATGGCATTAAAACAAATACTATTCCTCTTATATAAATCAAAGTTTCTCTCAGATGAAAAGCAACAAGTTAGAATGCTTaccagtagctgctgctgctgctgctaagtcacttcagtcctgtccgactctgtgagaccccatagatggcagcccaccaggctcccctgtccctgggattctccacgcaagaacactggagtgggttgccatttccttctccaatgcatgaaagtgaaaagtgaaagtgaagtcgctcagtcgtgtctgactctgagcgaccccatggactgcagcctaccagtctcctccattcataggattttccaggcaagagtagggtACTCAGGGCCAATTGCCAGCATCGGGttaaaatttgataaattaattATCTTTGATTAGAGGGGACCAGTTTATCCCTGTCATGTCTAATAATTAGCAACAGGGTTTTTGATTGCAGAGCCTCCATTCgtaataattatgaaaaatactAACTTAGGGACAGCACcaatttaaagacatttaaaagagATCACTTGGGGATATTAGTGATACAATATTTAGGGCTACACGTTTTAGAATGATTTGAATCATAATTTCTTTGCAAGAAAGCTCTTTGCCCTACGTGTGTATGTGGTAGAAAGAGCACTGGATTAAGGGGCCAGCAAACATGTGCTTTAAATCTGGATCTGTTTCTTGCTtgatgtgaccttgagcaaaagCATAaatttctctgtgtttattttttcaaatgtaagaGAGAGCAATACCACCTACCTACCAGGATGTTGTAAGaagcaaatgataaaatatatgtgaaattacTTTGGAAACTGTAAAATGCAATATAGATATATTATTATCCTTTTAACATATGAGAAACTGAGAGCCAAGGAGGGTGAAGtgtttttatattatgttttattctagcactttttttaaaagaagaaataaacagtgTTTACTATTTTAACAACTTATAAGTtgagtatttaattttataaatagtgATCTTGAAatgtgaaatagagaaaaaccaaATAGAAACTTTCTCTTCTGTTGTCATTTACTGTGATTAATAAAACTATGGCCATAGTTTTAGCAAGGTCTCTTAATCAaggattttaaagcattttatgaaTACAACTGTAATGTAGTTTCTTCAATTACAAAATTATGAGATTAGATGATTTCTAACGTTTCTGCTAGCCTTAATGTTTCATGATGTTAAGAATtcaacccaaagccagtgctctatTTCAACCCAGAGGAgtgagatggggaaggaggggggtttaagagggaggggacatatatcatatatattcctatggctgattcatgttaatgtatggcagaaaacaacactaTATCATAATGTaattgtactccaataaaaataaaattaaattaaagaattCCACCTATCCTTAAAACATCAACAATGCCTCAATAAAgaattctaaaaagaaataaaatcatattatatTCACAAACATTTAcatgtaaataaaagtaaatatagggGGAAAAGTAAGCTTAATATTGAGGctatctctatttttaatatttttctagccACAACACCAGAGCATAGAAGCCTATATAAAATCAATTGTgtgcatttgaaaataatgtatgtgaaagcaCTTTGCAAATTGTTCAGTATTATCAAATGttagttactattattatcacAAAACATTACTTTGGTTACTACAGTTTATACCTTGTGTTTTCCCAGGAATATTGGTATT from Bubalus bubalis isolate 160015118507 breed Murrah chromosome X, NDDB_SH_1, whole genome shotgun sequence encodes the following:
- the HMGN5 gene encoding high mobility group nucleosome-binding domain-containing protein 5 codes for the protein MPKRKAAGQGDMKQEPKRRSARLSALPVPIIPDLKSKRTSTPRKMKTKNDMMGKNTDASAKTIAETKKEVVKEHNNETAENGGAKIIEAPVPEREIEEIKEEKIEDIKEEGEEK